Proteins encoded together in one Methylocystis parvus OBBP window:
- a CDS encoding IS110 family transposase has translation MKRSSIAVIGIDLGKNSCSLAGQDATGAIVLRRKMSRQGIIAFTATLPPCVIAMEACCGAHFFGRTFETQGHEVRLMSPEYVQPYVKAQKTDDRDAEAIAEAAPRPTMRFVSLKSEAQLDLQALHRARERLVLARTALINQLRAVLFERGVILPKGRLLLMRRLGEIGVESLPISVRTKILVNDLLDECTALDKRIKGYDEEFAAVARNDLQARRLSGIPGIGVINATALIAAIGDGSAFARGRDLASWLGLTPRQHSTGGRTKILGISKRGNQYLRKQLIHGARAALPHLAAKPTRMGEWLREMLNRRHTNVVVVALAAKLARIIWALLRRETTYDQSAIIGV, from the coding sequence ATGAAAAGGTCATCAATCGCTGTAATCGGCATCGATCTTGGCAAAAATAGCTGTAGCCTGGCTGGTCAAGACGCGACTGGCGCCATCGTTTTGCGCCGTAAGATGAGTCGGCAAGGCATCATTGCTTTCACGGCGACTCTCCCACCATGCGTCATCGCCATGGAAGCCTGTTGCGGGGCGCATTTTTTCGGACGCACGTTCGAGACCCAGGGCCATGAGGTCCGGCTGATGTCGCCGGAATATGTCCAGCCCTATGTGAAAGCCCAAAAAACCGACGATCGGGACGCAGAGGCGATCGCCGAAGCGGCGCCCCGGCCGACGATGCGTTTTGTGTCCCTTAAGAGCGAGGCTCAACTAGACTTGCAAGCCTTGCATCGGGCCAGAGAACGCCTTGTGCTCGCACGCACTGCGCTCATCAATCAGTTACGCGCCGTCCTGTTCGAGCGCGGCGTCATCCTTCCGAAAGGTCGGTTGCTTCTTATGCGACGTCTTGGAGAGATCGGCGTTGAGAGCTTGCCGATCAGCGTCCGCACAAAGATCCTGGTCAATGACCTGCTTGACGAGTGCACGGCGCTCGACAAGCGCATCAAAGGTTACGACGAGGAATTTGCCGCTGTGGCGCGTAACGATCTCCAGGCGCGCCGTCTTTCGGGAATCCCGGGCATTGGCGTAATCAACGCCACGGCGCTGATTGCGGCGATTGGAGACGGCAGCGCGTTTGCGCGTGGTCGTGATCTCGCATCCTGGCTCGGCTTGACGCCGCGTCAACATTCGACGGGCGGCAGGACCAAGATCCTGGGCATCAGCAAGCGTGGAAACCAATATTTGCGCAAGCAGCTCATTCATGGTGCGCGAGCGGCTCTGCCGCATTTGGCGGCCAAACCAACAAGAATGGGCGAATGGTTGCGAGAAATGCTCAATCGCAGGCATACCAATGTCGTGGTCGTCGCGTTGGCCGCCAAGCTCGCCCGGATTATCTGGGCGCTCTTGCGCCGTGAAACGACCTACGATCAGAGCGCGATCATCGGAGTTTGA